ATTAAACAGCTTTTGACATAACAACGAGTCCACATATGTGTAACTTGTGACGTGTTACCTGTCATGAACGAGACCTAACCTACGGACGAGAGtttaataaaacgatataAGCGTacatattagaaatataaattgttgtttaaacGGAGGAAAATTTCTAATGTTTGTACTTGCCATGACTGAAGCTTGTGTTAGAGTTATTACAATAACCACAgctgcctctttctctctttgcgTACGATATGACGATACTATACGATTGCTTCGCCATTTTTGTTCGTATTCGTTGTTCACTCGACTGATTATTACAACAgttatcttaaatattaatcatccGGGGttgatttaattgttttacggTGTCAAAATTCTCCGCATAGCCTCTATCGTCATCAATTCGGTAACcgtaatgtatatttacaacATCTAACCTTCCTAAACACGAAACGTCGTTGACGCTGTCATcttgtttcaatttcaactGGCAGTGCCGGAGCGCGGacatttcgataaaatttaaattaccaAAGAATATAGTACAGCAACATATGTGATCGTTTAATAACTATAGTTCTTGCATCATAAATCGTAAGCGAGTACGTCAGTTACTCTAgaatattgttcaattatgTACACAAATGCACTACGTAATTCTTTTAGTCTAATcgatttaatacatttttcaaactctAACGTTATCGACTGAACCTTTTCTTGATAAAAtgcataattaaatcattttgtttatacattttttaatgcttATTTTTCcgtctttttttaataaagaaatgaaaaataaacaggACTTTGACATTTCATGTTTACGTGAAACTGGAAGCCAACTTCGTTTCTTGCAGTCAGAAGACACAAGTAAATTGACAGCAGAATCACAAACTTACTGACGGTTATCctagtttaatattaatggaatTTGTTCATCTACAACGATGGTAATAGTCGTTACAAAAATTTCCTTGCGTTTCGTGTATATGAGATATACCATTTCGATGAATTGGAAATGTTGGGTAAATTGCGAAATTGCGCAACGTGTTCGCGTTCAGCTATTTTCATGAATGAAGTTACTCATGTTTTATATCAACAGGCGTCCCTTGCCTTACTATACAGGCCGAAGCATCGATCTATTATTCCCCCGGGATATCCTGTTTCCTTAGCTGGCAACGCTTTCCGCCTGCCAGGGTAGTACCGACGAAGCTGAATGCCTGGTCCAACGAAGACTTATACTACTGGCGACTAAACCGATGCATTCACCAAACCACCAGGTTTGCGTGATGAATGCACGTTTTATTGTACAAGATTATCCAGCGGTACGTTTTTAATAGcagaaatacattttacgACTCGTTATTCTTTACAAGGTAAGATTATGTGTCCTTTTAAAGGCATTTTCAAAGCTAGGAAAACAAACAAGGCAAAGGGAATAGAATTTGACAAGTAATGGTAcacttttctataaaattcagaTTCTCGTGTCCGTAATCCTGTTGGGaagatacaaataaattatatcgatgGTATCTATCCTGATTGTAGAATTCGGAATTCAGAAAACGGATCCTTCGGACAGGGCCCGTAGTTGAAACATCCCTGGATCCTGGTTTTTCCCTCCGCCTCAGGATCTCTACGCAGCTTGTACATCCCCACTCCAGACGGATCCTCGAAAATACGGGGATTCGTCGTTTCTAGAATCAACGTGTGACGTCAATGGTGGCCGAGGGTAGGAGAGAGGACATGCCACGTCAAGGCAGAagagcggagaggagaggagaggagaagaggCCAACCTTCGGTACGTCGAACACGTCggattgtattattttacagaactCTCATGTAATTACCGAACGACGGAGGTGTCCTCTCGATCTCGTCCCGTCCCTTCCGCCCGGCGCAATTCCGCGCACAAATTAATCGAACTCCGGCGACGTGTAAATCAACTCGCACCGTTTTACCGGAAGCGACGGGACGAGCGTCGGCCTCCTCGCTCCACCCATCGTATCCCTCCTTTCTCCCTCCTTCCGTTTTCTTCcgttttcttcccttttcATTGACTGTCGTGCGACCGTGACGCAAAAGACGCGACGGAGTCTCAGCGTTCCCAGAAAAGTTCTATTTACGCGGTCGCGGTCGACGTACATCCACACGTCATCAATTTCATTCTTCGTTTATGGGGGGTGTGCTATGAAATGGCCCATAGGGGAGACTACCTTTCggggtagaaaaaaaaaacacttttTAGCCAGACCCGACAAAATGGCGAAATTCacattctttatttcataattattgggATAGGACAAGTTCTTTTATTcaactgtatatattataataatatacggtCTTGTTACTTTTTAGTGGAAATGCAAACTAGCCGCTTTTAGTGCTTTTAGTAGGAACGATGAACGAAAGAAAGACTAAATGCTTAACACCTCCTATGAAATTTTTGGTTGTAGCGCTAACATCGGACCGGAGGATTAATTAGCGAAAGCATTGAAGGCCGTGACGCGACGCAGCGAAAACAATGTTGCTCGCGGAGGAAAAACATGAAAAGCACGGGTCGAAGGTCAGGGAAGGGATACACATGATCCCAGCTAATTTCACGGCCAAGTGTCGGGAAAAATGACAGGCCACACCCTGTGTGGTCTGTTGTTGTCTACGGGGATGTGCTTTCTCCGAATCCATGGAAAAAATCAGCCTGTACATTTTACAGACCGCTGTCTCCTCGAGTCGCAATTTTCAGCGTGCGCCATCCTCAGGCCAAGTTGATTATCTTTTTAATGGCTTTATTAGCCGCCGCTGCGCCACGCCGCGTCGCATTAAATTTCTAAGGGTTTGAAAGCATTTTCCCGTCGGTATAATTCGTTCGAGCCCCTGACCAACATTGCAACACCGTGTCTCGTCACGTCGAAACGAATAATATCCAGCTGGGATCGCCGTCGTGGCGCAGACGATATTTCAGTTCAATGTTACACCGTATGCACAATCCTCGATGGTTGTTTTTGTCGAGGTCATCCCGGATTCGCGCAAGCGTCCAACCGATTCTTCAACACCTGAAATAGGTCAATTACGGAGAAGCGCCGCATCTGGAGTAAACAATCGCTTACATCGAACAGCATCCGTTTCCGGGAACATATCCATCTCGTGTCATACGCCGGCCGCGTTTTAATTCGCGGAACCACCCGCCGCCACCTGTTTCGCATGTTGGAGACGTGTAACGAATAGATCCCGATCGAATTGAAAGTTCGCAAATTATTCCTTTcgattatcttttttatttgtgcAGGAATACAGGACTCGCGAAGAATGTATTGTTTTTGAATAACGGGAATCGATGCGTGGGAGGTTGCAGGGTACGATCACGGATTAAGATTAAAGAATTACCAAATTCGTGGGCATACTGGACGTTGGAAGATAGCTCGTCgaacacgataaatatttcgcgcgacgtaACATCGTCGGTCGTTGGTCGTCGGACGTCACCGAGAGGGTGGAGAATCGAGGAGAAGAAACAAGGATAAAGTTTGGCGCGTCGatttctttcactctctcgcacgcacacacacaagTATAGCCACAAACACATGCGCCTGTCCCTTCTTGGTCTGCAACGAAGCGAAAGGTAAAGCAAAGTGTGTGGGTGTCGGGTGGTTGTACGTGGGTGTAACGAGGAACGATGCTGCGTGGGCGTCCGGCCTGTTGCGGAGGCTGAAGAAGAAGCAGGGACTGAATACGGAAACCCCCGCAGCCGCAATTTTACCGGCGTCGTCCAGCATCCCGAATGGTGCTAATACTTTCTTGGAAATAAACGAACAGCTGAAATGTTTCATTCCAGTCGCTCGAGTTCCAACAACAAAATGTTCTCCAATCTTCGACTAACAACGAGAATTCGATCGATAAACTTTCCTCCGGCTTCTTTTAAAACGATTCCTCTTTCGTTTGATCGATTCAGATTTCAGAGATGTACGATATTGATAGTATACTAccgtaaaataattgtaactcctcttattaaattgttcattttttgttTACAGGTTGTGGGAGAATTACGATGAATTTAAAGGTCGACAAAGCGTGACGCAAGTTCCTTGTGTACTCGCAccttaagaataatttatcgaaaaaaatttatcgTATTAGTCGATCGGCGAAGGTTGTAAACGAATGAGGAGTTTCGCCGGCAGTGTCGATAGCGTCCGGAAGGAGTCAATTAGAAGGAGGCTGGAGTCGTCTCGAAACAATAAGGGAGGCTGGAGAGAGGACGAGCATAATCTTGACGTAGAAGAAGATTTCAAGGATAGTCCCCGTGGATCTCGGGTCATCGCGTGGGCAGACGTATTTGGTCGCACAATAGGGAGACGATAGAAGCTAGTGTGTACACTGTGCTCTGAACCCTGTACACCGTGCACTGTACACGTCTGCCGGTGGTGGTGAGGCATGTGCCCGACCCTAGCGTCATATCAACCCCGTATCACGAGGGTGGTTTCTAGACGAACCACGTATCAGCACTTACACGAGAAACCtcgacaaaataatttcaacgaacGTCGACCAGTTCGTGAAGTCGACCACATTAATTTCTACGTTTGCGATAGCTTTTATCCTGCGTTGCACGCAGCATTCCTTTTTGTTGCGGTTCTTGCAATCGTTTTACAATGAGCCTTATCTCGAAGAAAGACTGCGAGTACAACGAAGGAGAAACTTAGCCAAAGATTCGCTAAGGTAACGAAACAAAGATTCGCGACGCaaaaagtaaaatgtaaatttctcCTATAATATCTCATTCGCTTTCTCTACTTTGTATCAAATACTCTTATCTACTTTTTTACTCTGTCGTCTTGTATTACCGTATTACTGTCATTCCAAAAGGTCTtgttctatataatatttgtaatttcaaaCTTGTAATCGAAAAACTTTTAGCCGTCAATgaaataagttaaattaaatatcgcaaACTTTTTGGAATTTATAAAGTCAACAAAAGTATATCATAGAACGTAGATTATATAACAAACTGCCAATGCGATAGAAACATTCTCACAATTGTACCGTCTTGTTAAAGTGCGAAGGGGTTAATGGAAGAAAAAGGATCCAGAAGTCGATGGGTTGCTTTCCGAACATTTCCACGGTGAATTGCGTAACAAGGAAACATCGATAGGAAGTGTCTGAACTCTGGGAAAGATTGAGATGGTGCAACTGTAACGAGGATTGCAAGAGCGAGTAGTTTACCAAGCTTGCCAAGTCCCGTGGATGCGCAGTGATGGGTCCATCCATAGTGTTTCTCGGCTATTCTGTTTCGAATTTTGTCGAGATTCTCGGCGTAAATGTTCGTGCGCGGCAAGACCGTGTGTACGAGGGGTTGTCGAGGGGCTGTCGAGGGCcgagtcgcgcgcgagagagagaggggttgGCTGGTTCCAAGTCGAGAGCGTGGGGGGTGGTTGATCGACCGTATCcgccgacgcgtcgcgacgctccaGCGCCGGTTTTCTAGTCGCCCCGACGAGCTCTGACGTTCATTCTGCCTCGATCAGCCGAGCACACGAGTTCTCTGGATTCTCGGAGAACAGCTCTCTCGCGAGACAAAcacagagacagacagacagacagagatagagagaaagaggtaaAAACAAAGTAGAGAAATAGGGAGAGAAAGACAGGGAAAGAAAGATAGGGAGAAGAACGGTTCAAGGAAGAAATTAGACATCTCCGAGAAAggtagagaaaaaaatattctcagatatattttcaatgtgtTTTCTTGCGTTCTTTTCTGTTTGTTCGAGGGTGAATGTGCTTTATCGTTCGGGGGTTTCATCTTCCAGTTCGCCGGGGAATTGAGAGTCGATCGGCCCGGTCGATTTAATCTGCTGGTTTCCGTCGGATAAAACGCGGCTGAAATTGTTTCGGTTCATGCTATTCATAGAAATGGCACGGGTATCGCGGATCGCGATGGAATTTTGATAAACGTCATAATTGAAGGCCGCTGAGTAGATTTCGCTTGAGGCTGATTACCGTCCCGATTAGGTTACGGAAATTTCTTCGCGATGATGTACATTCGATAATCCAAGTGCACGATCGCGATTATGGTTATTTTGATTGTTGTGTGTCTTTTTATCGCGGCTTGCCGGTACGTATTCTTGCCTATTCGGATTCAGTCGAACGTCTCGGTTTCTGTGAATGTTTCCTTTTATCGGTCAGAAATGTCGTAATTCGGGTTCGCGTTaatcgcgacgacgcgacatCATTCGttgcaaaaaaaaagatcggAACTTTGACGGATAGTTTGGAACGCGATCGACGGGGGGTCGACGCGATCGTCTTCGCCGAGACAGGGCTCCTCAATGGAGGCAACGGTCAATGAAATGCATCTTTAATTGCGGGTCGCATGGTCGCATAGGCGCGTACACAAACGCAAGAAACGACTATAGTGTTCCCGGACGCAACAAGTGTGCGATTTCTGGGTCTACTATATCCGgtttcgttcgattcgacgcgacgcgacgcttcgATTCGGTTCGCCCGCGACACCAATCCTTTCGCGGCGGTATCATATTCATCGGTTTGCTCTCGTGAACGACACGAATTCCGAAATTTTCACGGCGTTCAGAATCTCGCGTTACGTCCCCGGTATTTATTGCGTGTGTTACGCGACGTTCGCGGCCGCTCGCCGAGTTTTCCGTAATTGCCTCGCCgcacagagagcgagagagaaagagagagagagagatcgattACCGTGGTGCAAGATTCGTGCGAAACTATTCGCGAACTTTTCCACCGGCAACTTTTCTCAGACTTCGATTGCTCGCGGctgctaaaattattttccagcgTTTCGCGTGCTCGAAAGTTGGACGGTCGAACGGCTAAATCTGTTTATCAATTAAATCATAACGAGGCTGCTGCGTGCGGACCGTGGCTGTTCCTTCGAACTCTGACATTTCGGAGGCCGATAGGATGGCCATTATCGACGGCGATTCCGCTCGGGGCTCGGTTAATTGCACGCCTAATTACCGGTAACCGGTCGCGGCATTGCCAGCGTCGCGAACTAATCGTAGACCGAGCTGTAATTTCATTATCGGGTAGCCTCGTCCCTCGCAAAACCCCGTCGTAGCGTCTCTCCGCTTCGTCCGTTTCCGGCGTAGCCCAGAGTTGCCGCTAACTCGATAAGAGTACCAGCGATACGCTCTATGCGATTCGAGCATCGGTTGCAGTTTCGCCCGCGGAACCTGTTCGATCTCCAAGCTCGCGCGTCGATCGACTTGCCCCGGTAAAATTAGAACGCGATGTTGCATGGGTGCTGCCGGTTCGCTGCCGAAGTGCGCCGACGGTAGTAAATTCGTCAAGATTTTCCAGCGAGATTTgctgaaagaaataaagggGAGAGGAATCGGTGTCGAAGTTCCTCGGTCGATCGGGACGCGGTGTTCCTTGGTCGTTGTGATTGATCGTTCGATTCCGGCCACGGCGACCGTTCGAATCACAATAAAATGGTACCTGAGGATCGGCGCAACCTCTTATAGCAACCGCGACACGGTATGCCCGTTAATTTTTCACGTGCAATGGAAATAGATTCCTGACATTTCGCATTATGTGACATTTAAGTTTCTTTTGTAGTGACCTGCTATCTTCGTTTCAACGTAAACTTCGACCGGTACGCCAACGGGAACACTTTACGCTAACGACGCTCTTAATCTAGATAAAAAAACGCTTGAAACGGGGTTGTGCATCGATCCCCTCTCCTCCCgcctgcctctctctctctctctctctctctctctctctctctctctctcttttcactCATTTGCCATTTTCCATTTCCCGTTTGCCGGCCGGAAGAAAACGAGGTCCGGAGAGCTAGAGAAAAATCCCAGCATTCATTTCGGAAATTCGTTCGTTTTTAGATGATCGCGTGGGTGGCACTGTTGAGCCTCTACTCCGTCGTTTCGCTGGCCGATGCCTTGCCGGCTAACATGGCGCAGGACACCATGGCGAAGAAGATCGAACAGACCATGAGACCGAAACGTAAGTGCTCCTCAACCGTATTCCGGAAGAACTTTGTTATCGTACGATCGGGAACCATAACGAGATTTAACGTTCCGcgatcgtttttcttttcagcCAAGAGGGCACAGGAGATGCTGATGTTCGGTAATCAGCAGAATCATCAACCGGAAACCAGCGCTCCCGGAACATACTCGTCCAACACTGAAAAGAgtaatcttaattttaataataacttatttaTCAACGGGACGACCCCTTTGTTACaatgagaaaaagagagatgtTTAGCTATAGTAGAAGTCATGCAAGGACAAATGGAATAGAGAAACgagaaggaagaaaaagagggggaaaataaaataaaagaagaaaccaAACTTAAATAAAGAGACTCGAgaaccttttcctttttctttcttatctTAGACCGTTCAGAAAGAATAATCCACTGGTCAATCTCGCGAGCATGTTAAGCATTTTTCTCGACTTCTGTTCGCAGGAACTCCTCTCTCGCCTTCCTCGGGTCTCGGCGGGCTGAAGGTAGCGTTGTCGGAGGAGGAAGCCACCCGCTCGAAAATGCCGTCGAACAATCTCTACGATCGTGACAGCTACTCTCCGTACGAGAAGGACTACGAGAaaaatttcgagaagaattaCGAGTAAGTCGGCGATGCTCTAGAACCTAGGCTCTAGATCCGAAGGATCGATCGTCCTCGGTCACGAACACTCGATATGCATTCTCACCGCGAAACTCTGTCCGTGTGTTCACAGTTACGGAAAGGTTCTCGTGAACGAGCTGGGCCAGGAGATGTCCAACATCTGGGACGTGCCGCCGTATTCGCGTTACTACTTGAACGAGGACCGCCGGAAGAGGTCCGAGAAAGCGGCGATCGGATCCACCACCGTAAAACCGGTGACCGCTTCCTATCAGTCGCCCACGCAAACGTCCACGCAGCAATCGGTGCAGTCGCAGGTTAAACGAAGGTGAGTGCCAAGCACGATACCTCTTATCCTCGGCTCGAAAACTTTAGAGAAACGCTCCGGAAACCTTGGAGAAAATTTCGCGAGTCGAACACGATCTATATAGATGTATACACCGAGCACGGTAGATAGATTTCCGGGCGGAAATTTCGCTCCGATATCGCGTGCCGGCTTTCAAAGTTTCCACGAAGCCCCGGCGAATACTCGGAAACGATCGGGGAGAGTTTTTAATTGGTCGGTTGAACTTGCGGAGAGAGTAGTTCGCGAGACAGTTTGACCGTGTTAAAGTCTTCgggggtgtgtgtgtgtgtgtgtgtgtgcgtgtgtgtgcgcgcagCGGCGAATTCACCTGTGGAAGAGGAACGACGGCCGTGTTGAATTGAGAAACTCGTGCTCCCAGTTGCCCGACGACACATCGTCCCTCGTTTTCTTCGACGTTCCCTTCTGAATGGGGATGAGAGGTCCGACGAGGGCGTTGCCCCCCGACAGGAACGACGACGGGTCGCGTGGAGTCAAGTCGAGTCGCGGCGGGTCGTGTCGGAGTCGTTCGATACGACCCGGGGAGGCTGTCGTTATCGAGGGCTGATCATGAACCGCCTGGCGTCGAGTAGCTTTCAGCTTTCCTCTCTCCTTCCTACCCTTTTCCGGAACAACTCTCGTCGACCTCCCGTTAAACGTTCAATCGCGGTCTTGTTTTCCCGCGATCCTCTCGACGATTCTCCTCCAGGCTTCTCGCATATACCGGGTGTCCACCATAATATTTTCTTGAGCCGTTTTCGGATAATTTCTCTACGCTCTTATAATCGGTATCGTGGCAGATATTCACACCGGAAGCCCAAagtatttgatattatattattatcagcGTTTATCAGTATTTTGCGAATACTTTCGCGATAACAAAGGCAAAGAGCACGAAGCAGTCCGATCGCgaatcggatcggatcgaatCGGATGCCGAGACATTCGACGTGTTCAGAGTATTTATAGCGATCCCCGTAGAGACTGGGAAACGGTGCGTCATTAATTAGTATGACGTACGCGATGACGTACCGCTCTACGTCGGagcatgaattaattattttccagtCAGCCGGCCGACCCTTGCGTCAAACCTTTATTTTTACGCGCGAACCTAGTCGCCTAGCCGGGGGTGTGCATCGTCTGACCTGTAAATAAATGTCACAGGTCAGCATTGTTCGCTCGCGGGTGTACACGCGTGTGCCGCATGCACCCGCTCCCTCGCCCACGTACCCTCTCCAACGGAACCAATTTTCTCGAGCTCGCGGAACATCCAGCAAAGATTTCCCAGCAGGTCCCTCTgaaacttaaaaaaattattaacgagatCTAACTTACACAATACATACCACATAGTACATAGTATACGGTATATACTAATACATACTATACAATAGAAGCAACGAGACTGAATTCATTTAATCACCTTGCTGCgcgtattataatataatataaatatatataagaattttGGTCCACTA
This sequence is a window from Augochlora pura isolate Apur16 chromosome 9, APUR_v2.2.1, whole genome shotgun sequence. Protein-coding genes within it:
- the LOC144475045 gene encoding prohormone-2 isoform X1, producing MIAWVALLSLYSVVSLADALPANMAQDTMAKKIEQTMRPKPKRAQEMLMFGNQQNHQPETSAPGTYSSNTEKRTPLSPSSGLGGLKVALSEEEATRSKMPSNNLYDRDSYSPYEKDYEKNFEKNYDYGKVLVNELGQEMSNIWDVPPYSRYYLNEDRRKRSEKAAIGSTTVKPVTASYQSPTQTSTQQSVQSQVKRSVPIYQEPRFKREVNIDPEEVLTLLSLWENERRNRNWHKYMNEEYENIDEDGNLLEEEDPRNVLPWMDSSMYPPRRYNVDSLSPSDIGIVRTHPPSYYEQFGNQYGQQYETASQYADSPQYGVVYPQQTYYNAPEKRFMVTRKRSQQTYDPYSSAGQYQMSSQTRGFPYQHRLVY
- the LOC144475045 gene encoding prohormone-2 isoform X3, which translates into the protein MIAWVALLSLYSVVSLADALPANMAQDTMAKKIEQTMRPKPKRAQEMLMFGNQQNHQPETSAPGTYSSNTEKRTPLSPSSGLGGLKVALSEEEATRSKMPSNNLYDRDSYSPYEKDYEKNFEKNYDYGKVLVNELGQEMSNIWDVPPYSRYYLNEDRRKRSEKAAIGSTTVKPVTASYQSPTQTSTQQSVQSQVKRSVPIYQEPRFKREVNIDPEEVLTLLSLWENERRNRNWHKYMNEEYENIDEDGNLLEEEDPRNVLPWMDSSMYPPRRYNVDSLSPSDIGIVRTHPPSYYEQFGNQYGQQYETASQYADSPQYGVVYPQQTYYNAPEKRFMVTRKRSQSQNQNEKLGGKSRKGTRGT
- the LOC144475045 gene encoding prohormone-2 isoform X2 translates to MIAWVALLSLYSVVSLADALPANMAQDTMAKKIEQTMRPKPKRAQEMLMFGNQQNHQPETSAPGTYSSNTEKRTPLSPSSGLGGLKVALSEEEATRSKMPSNNLYDRDSYSPYEKDYEKNFEKNYDYGKVLVNELGQEMSNIWDVPPYSRYYLNEDRRKRSEKAAIGSTTVKPVTASYQSPTQTSTQQSVQSQVKRSVPIYQEPRFKREVNIDPEEVLTLLSLWENERRNRNWHKYMNEEYENIDEDGNLLEEEDPRNVLPWMDSSMYPPRRYNVDSLSPSDIGIVRTHPPSYYEQFGNQYGQQYETASQYADSPQYGVVYPQQTYYNAPEKRFMVTRKRSQTYDPYSSAGQYQMSSQTRGFPYQHRLVY